The sequence CGGATATTTCCGGTATTTTCAAACGCGACAATAACAGTATAGGTATTATAATATTCAACTACTGTCACATAGCCGTGTCTATTTGTTTTGAATCTAGCTCCATTGTTCATGTCGTGCGGAGCTTCCATTTTCTTCACGTGTTTCCTCTCTTAGTCTCGATGGCTGTTATATCTAATCAGCTCTATTGGTATTTTATAGATAATTATTTGGTGAGATCACACAAAGTATATACGCATCTAAACTTAAGATGAATCTTGAAGTCTCGGGAAATGAGGCAGAGCACAGAAAAGTAGTAAGAATCACACAGAATTAACTGAGTGATTACGCTCACACACTTAAAGACTTAACATTACAAATTCAACTCCCTACAGATTGTTTACAGTTTTGAAGCACGAAAACGACGACAAACAATACGTTTTGTTTAATCCTTGACCGCGCGATCGTTTGCGTCAAAAAATGTGATGAAAGTCTCACTTAACTGTTTATACTTCTTTTCCGGTTTTAAGCCGGTGCTTAGCCAATACAAGCCGTCACATGGATATGTGAATGACCCCACGGACCGGACCAGCTACGTTCCACTGCTTGTATAAGGTGATTTTTTACATGAACAACTCGTTGTTACATTCGCTAACCCTGTTAGCTCCTTCATCGCGTAGCGTTTTGCTTGCGGTTCTTTGTCCTGTTCCTTTGATGTCATTTGCTTGGCTCATGTTCACTCTTTAAGGATTACTAGGACACATTATGAATATTCTATTTGGTTTTGTCGGTGTTCTTGCACTGATTGCTTGCGCGTACCTGTTATCTGAAAGTCGTTCTTCAATTAACTGGAAAACGGTCTCTCGTGCACTATTACTTCAAATCGGTTTTGCAGCCTTAGTATTGTATTTCCCATGGGGACAATTGGCGCTAACAAGCCTAAGTAATGGTGTTTCTAGCCTGCTTGGTTTTGCAGACGTTGGTATCGCATTCCTTTTCGGTGACCTTGCTACTGAAGGCTTCATTTTCGCGGTTCGCGTGCTTCCAATCATCATCTTCTTCAGTGCTTTGATTTCTGCGCTTTATTACTTAGGCGTCATGCAAAAAGTGATTCAAATCTTGGGCGGAGCGGTGCAAAAACTGCTGGGTACAAGTAAAGCTGAATCTCTGGTTGCTACAGGTAATATCTTCCTTTCTCAGGGTGAGTCTCCTCTTCTTATTCGTCCCTTTTTAAAGTCTATGACTCGTTCGGAACTGTTTGCTGTAATGGCAGGTGGTATGGCGTCGGTAGCGGGTAGTGTACTTGGTGGTTATGCTGGCCTTGGTGTTGAGCTTAAATATCTTATCGCTGCAAGCTTTATGGCGGCTCCGGGTAGCCTGTTAATGGCGAAGATCATCGTTCCTGAGCGCAGCACACCAAGTGATTACGACCATATCGAACTAGATAAAGCTGACCAAAGCAACGTGATTGATGCATTGGCAAGCGGCGCGATGAACGGTATGAAGGTTGCGGTAGCGGTTGGTACTATGTTGGTTGCCTTCGTGAGTGTGATTGCGATGGTCAATACTGGCCTAGAAAGCTTAGGTGAAACGTTCGGTTTTGCGGGCATTACGCTGCAAGCTATCTTCGGTTACCTGTTCTCGCCTCTTGCATGGCTGATCGGTATTCCGAGTGATGAAGTATTGATGGCAGGTTCTTACATCGGTCAGAAGATCGTTATGAACGAGTTTGTTGCTTTCATCGACTTCGTTGAGAACAAAGCGCTACTTTCTGAACACAGCCAAGTAATCGTGACTTTTGCTCTATGTGGCTTTGCTAACATTGGTTCTATCGCGATTCAGTTAGGTTCAATCGGTGTTATGGCACCAGAGCGCCGTGCTGAAGTTGCAAACTTAGGTTTGAAAGCGGTAGCTGCTGGTACGCTAGCAAACCTAATGAGTGCATGCTTAGCGGGTATTTTCATCCTGCTTTAAGCTAGATTCAGCTAAAGCGGACACTTTGCTTACGGAGTTAACGTAAGGAGGGTGTCCGCTTTTTTGTGCCTGTTAATCAGGCGAAATCAGGTTTTGGCCGTCGACTGTGATTTGTCTATAGTGAGTAAAAGCTCACTCGGAAGAGTAATAGAGCCAGTTCCTTTTATCCGATATACTTGAATATCATCAGGTTGCGATTAATAATATTCGGCTTCGATTAAGAAGATCCGGTTCCGACTAAGCATATTCGCTTTCGACTAGGAACAATGGCAACCAAGCTAAATTAATCAAGGGTCTCTCCATGAACATTCGCGTTCTCATCGGTCTTATTGTTACCTTCATTGGCTTGTTTGCGATGGCTTACCTAATTGCCGGCGGCGCTCAGTTTCCTATCTACCAGTGGCCAAAAGAGGCTTATCTCGGTTTGGTGTTCAGCGTCGTGTGGGGGGCTGGTGTTGCAGCGTCTGTAGCGTATTTCTTCTCGGCATTGGTATTTGTCACTGTCGCCGTGGTTTGCTATGCGATCGGTTATAAAATCGGTGGGCTATTTTCAAGCAAGTCAGAAGCGTAAAGCTGAAGTTTAAACGTACGCTTTTTGTATTTTCTTTTGGGGTTAACGTTCGCCTTAACCCTCTCTTAACCCCCAGCTCGTTATCTTGTCTCCATTCTTACAGGAGACAAGAAGATGAAATTGAATCTTCCTTTAAAACATTCCCTTATTTCACTTGCTCTAATCGGATTGATGGGTTGCACGACAACCAGTCAGGCCGACTATGTTTCACTCGCTGAGCAAAGCACTAATCAGACACAACAAAGCTTACTCGCAGAGCTGATTCAACAGGCTTCTAGTGATCAAGCGTCGACTCAACAAGATCTAGACGCTGAAAACCTACAACTGACCGATTTAGTGAATGCACCGGAGCTCGATCTCTATATCGAGCGCGCTCTGCAGAACAGCCCAAGCCTCCAACAAAGCATTACAGCACTCAAAATAGCTTATGCGCAGCAAGGTGTAACTTCAGGTGATCGCTTACCAACCGTCGATGCGAGCTTTTCTGGTCAAGCTGACGAAGGCACTAACGGCTCAAGCACGACTGAAACCTACACCACAGACGTCACGGTTGGTTGGGAACTCGATCTATGGCAGAAGCTTGCAGACACAAACAACGCCGCTTTGAAAGACATTGCGACGTCTCAGGCTAACCTTCAGGGTGCTCAAGATCTTTTGGTCGCGAGTGTGATGAGAGGTTGGCTTGATATCAGTTTGAAGCAACAGCTTGTCGATATCGAATCGCAACGTTTGGTGATTCTAGAAAACAATGAAGAACTTGTTTTAGAACGTTATCGCGCAGGGCTAGGTAGCCTTGAAGATCTAGATAATGCAAAAACGAGCAGCGCATCGACTCAAGCAACCTTAGCTGATTACCGTGAGCAGCTTGCACAAAGCCGACGTGAATTGGTTTTATTAACGGGTCAGTGGAGTGGTGAGTCTGATGAGCTATCCCTTGCTGAGCTAGGTTCGTTTCCAACCATCATTAATCCACTAGACAATATGCCGACACAAGATCTAGCAGGTCGTCCCGATCTTCAAGCGGCTTTCTTCAATATCGAAGCGGAAACTCTGCGCGCTGACACGGCATACAAAGCGATGCTGCCGTCTATCAGTTTATCTGCAAGCCTGACTGATATGGCGGATTCTCCGAGTGAAGCGCTGCTTACCGGGCCTTTGTGGAGTGCGCTTGGCCAAGTGTCTGCACCACTGTTTCAAGGTGGCAAGCTAAAAGCACAGGCAGAAATTGCAGATCTAACCACAGAAACCAGTTACTGGGCTTACCAAGAGACACTGCTCAATGCGGTGAATGAAGTGGAAAATGCGATGGGGCAAGAGTCCTCATTAACGCTTCAACAGCAACACCTAACGAACGCCTTGGTAAGCGCACAACGCAGCTTCACTAGCTATGAAGAGAAATACCGTCAGGGTTTGGTCGACATTTTTGATCTACTTACTGTTCAGCAGCAAACCTATGACCTTGAAGCGCAGTTAACACAAACCATTTATAACCGTCTCGTAAACCGAATTGATTTAGGCCTAGCTCTGGGCTTGGGAGTATCTTCATGAAACTGAACACCATCACAATTGCAATCACCTTAGTGGCTGGTTCAAGCATTTTTGCTGCCCTTGCTTACAATGGTTCACAAGTGGCTCCTACTCCTCAAAAGACGAATGAACTAACGGTTTCAGAGCCTCAAGCTACGCCTATTCAAACCAAGTCTATTGATACGACGAGCTTGCCTGCTTCACAACAACAGCAAGTGTCTGTGGTACTTGCCATTCTCGGTGACTACCAAGCAGAAGTGGTGGGTTACGGGGAAGCTAAGTCGCGTTACGAATTGATGTTTTCGACGGAAGTTGATGGCCGAGTAGAAACGATCAGCTCGCAGTTTGAAACTGGGCAAGTGATTG is a genomic window of Vibrio crassostreae containing:
- a CDS encoding TolC family protein, which codes for MKLNLPLKHSLISLALIGLMGCTTTSQADYVSLAEQSTNQTQQSLLAELIQQASSDQASTQQDLDAENLQLTDLVNAPELDLYIERALQNSPSLQQSITALKIAYAQQGVTSGDRLPTVDASFSGQADEGTNGSSTTETYTTDVTVGWELDLWQKLADTNNAALKDIATSQANLQGAQDLLVASVMRGWLDISLKQQLVDIESQRLVILENNEELVLERYRAGLGSLEDLDNAKTSSASTQATLADYREQLAQSRRELVLLTGQWSGESDELSLAELGSFPTIINPLDNMPTQDLAGRPDLQAAFFNIEAETLRADTAYKAMLPSISLSASLTDMADSPSEALLTGPLWSALGQVSAPLFQGGKLKAQAEIADLTTETSYWAYQETLLNAVNEVENAMGQESSLTLQQQHLTNALVSAQRSFTSYEEKYRQGLVDIFDLLTVQQQTYDLEAQLTQTIYNRLVNRIDLGLALGLGVSS
- a CDS encoding NupC/NupG family nucleoside CNT transporter; protein product: MNILFGFVGVLALIACAYLLSESRSSINWKTVSRALLLQIGFAALVLYFPWGQLALTSLSNGVSSLLGFADVGIAFLFGDLATEGFIFAVRVLPIIIFFSALISALYYLGVMQKVIQILGGAVQKLLGTSKAESLVATGNIFLSQGESPLLIRPFLKSMTRSELFAVMAGGMASVAGSVLGGYAGLGVELKYLIAASFMAAPGSLLMAKIIVPERSTPSDYDHIELDKADQSNVIDALASGAMNGMKVAVAVGTMLVAFVSVIAMVNTGLESLGETFGFAGITLQAIFGYLFSPLAWLIGIPSDEVLMAGSYIGQKIVMNEFVAFIDFVENKALLSEHSQVIVTFALCGFANIGSIAIQLGSIGVMAPERRAEVANLGLKAVAAGTLANLMSACLAGIFILL